One region of Planctomycetia bacterium genomic DNA includes:
- a CDS encoding lactate utilization protein C → MEGADVSRRDDDSAEGVILARVREALQLPAPPPHLRSHAAEPAQPGALSILPAEAGRPWLPDGGETPDEQRRILADNLARLRAEFIHVADTAAAAAVIADRARDRGWRRLAIHGDPLVAAATATVGCPTHRVDDGAFDKQALEACDAGVTTCESLVAQTGSVLVSSATCGGRSLSVLPHVHVVIATAEQVVGTLADALARARERHGSRLPSMLSFITGPSRTGDIERILVLGAHGPRELVVILVG, encoded by the coding sequence GTGGAGGGCGCGGACGTGAGCCGGCGCGACGACGACTCGGCGGAAGGGGTGATCCTCGCCCGGGTGCGCGAGGCCCTGCAGCTGCCGGCGCCGCCGCCCCATCTGCGGTCGCATGCCGCGGAGCCGGCCCAACCCGGGGCACTGTCGATCCTCCCGGCCGAGGCGGGCCGCCCCTGGCTGCCCGACGGCGGCGAGACGCCGGACGAGCAGCGCCGGATCCTCGCCGACAACCTCGCGCGGCTCCGCGCCGAGTTCATCCACGTCGCCGACACCGCTGCGGCGGCGGCCGTGATTGCCGACAGGGCTCGCGACCGCGGCTGGCGCCGGCTGGCAATCCACGGCGATCCCCTCGTCGCCGCGGCGACGGCGACGGTCGGGTGCCCGACGCACCGCGTCGACGACGGCGCCTTCGACAAGCAGGCCCTCGAGGCCTGCGATGCGGGCGTCACCACCTGCGAGTCGCTCGTCGCCCAGACCGGCTCGGTGCTCGTGTCGAGCGCCACCTGCGGCGGGCGGTCGCTCTCGGTCCTGCCCCACGTGCATGTCGTCATCGCCACGGCCGAGCAGGTCGTGGGCACGCTCGCCGACGCCTTGGCCCGGGCCCGCGAGCGGCATGGCAGCCGGCTGCCGAGCATGCTCTCGTTCATCACCGGTCCGAGCCGGACCGGCGACATCGAGCGGATCCTCGTCCTCGGGGCCCACGGGCCGCGGGAACTGGTCGTGATCCTCGTCGGCTGA
- a CDS encoding 4Fe-4S ferredoxin — MSTGHASSAAHAGHPQAAAGPAKKQFLHDAAEHVRDTAHRAFVRKALGGYYATRDAQKARYRDWEHARDAASLAKWSAVNRLDELLPRFVAAFTANGGQVHWARTAEEARTIILGLVRAAKGKAVIKSKCMTSEEVGLNAALEEEGYGVVESDLGEFIQQLRGEPPYHFVFPCMHVRRDEISDLFTRHLASPPTDSPEELTMIARRHMRQLYIDADVGITGANFLVAETGQISITENEGNARLTAALPRVHIALAGIEKVVERLDDLAVLLPMLATAGTGQPLTCYNTLYSGPRQAGECDGPEEMHVVLLDNSRTAILADPEQRDSLQCIRCGACLNVCPIFKNVGGFTYGTTYQGPIGSVITPHLRGLADWNHLSQASSLCGACTDACPVRIDIHHHLLHNRRNAARTAPGRLEQIGHRLFAFAARRPRLFAAGGWLVRRLFSLLIWLQPPGLRAWLATRDLPPAPARSFRAQWRART, encoded by the coding sequence ATGAGCACGGGGCACGCTTCCTCCGCAGCCCACGCCGGCCATCCGCAGGCGGCCGCCGGCCCCGCCAAGAAGCAGTTTCTCCACGACGCCGCCGAGCACGTCCGCGACACCGCCCACCGGGCGTTCGTCCGCAAGGCCCTCGGCGGCTATTACGCCACCCGCGACGCCCAGAAGGCCCGGTACCGCGACTGGGAGCACGCCCGCGACGCCGCCAGCCTCGCCAAGTGGTCGGCGGTCAACCGGCTCGACGAGCTCCTCCCCCGGTTCGTCGCCGCCTTCACCGCCAACGGCGGGCAGGTGCACTGGGCGCGGACGGCCGAGGAGGCCCGGACGATCATCCTCGGGCTCGTCCGGGCGGCCAAGGGGAAGGCCGTCATCAAGAGCAAGTGCATGACGAGCGAGGAGGTCGGGCTCAACGCGGCCCTCGAGGAGGAGGGCTACGGCGTCGTCGAGAGCGACCTCGGGGAGTTCATCCAGCAACTCCGCGGCGAGCCGCCCTATCACTTCGTCTTCCCCTGCATGCACGTCCGGCGCGACGAGATCAGCGACCTCTTCACCCGCCACCTCGCCTCGCCGCCGACCGACAGCCCCGAGGAGCTGACGATGATCGCCCGGCGGCACATGCGGCAGCTGTACATCGATGCCGACGTGGGGATCACCGGCGCCAACTTCCTCGTCGCCGAGACGGGCCAGATCTCGATCACCGAGAACGAGGGGAACGCCCGGCTCACGGCCGCCCTGCCCCGCGTGCACATCGCGCTGGCGGGAATCGAGAAGGTCGTGGAGCGGCTCGACGACCTGGCGGTGCTTCTGCCGATGCTCGCCACCGCCGGCACCGGCCAGCCGCTGACCTGCTACAACACGCTGTATTCGGGCCCGCGGCAGGCCGGGGAGTGCGACGGCCCCGAGGAGATGCACGTCGTCCTCCTCGACAACTCGCGGACGGCGATCCTCGCCGACCCCGAGCAGCGCGACAGCCTGCAGTGCATCCGCTGCGGCGCCTGCCTCAACGTCTGCCCGATCTTCAAGAACGTCGGCGGCTTCACCTACGGCACGACCTACCAGGGTCCGATCGGCTCCGTGATCACGCCCCACCTGCGCGGGCTCGCCGACTGGAACCACCTCTCGCAGGCCAGTTCCCTGTGCGGCGCCTGCACCGACGCCTGCCCGGTGCGGATCGACATCCACCATCACCTCCTCCACAACCGGCGGAACGCGGCCCGCACGGCGCCCGGGAGACTTGAGCAGATCGGCCACCGGCTGTTCGCCTTCGCCGCCCGCCGGCCGCGGCTCTTTGCAGCCGGGGGCTGGCTGGTCCGCAGGCTGTTCTCCCTGCTCATCTGGCTCCAGCCGCCGGGCCTGCGGGCCTGGCTGGCGACCCGCGACCTGCCCCCGGCCCCGGCGCGGAGTTTTCGGGCACAGTGGAGGGCGCGGACGTGA
- a CDS encoding dolichol-phosphate mannosyltransferase: MTTSADSPAADLRSAEPWPPGRVLVTASTYNERENIATLIDRVLAARDDLQLLVIDDDSPDGTGRIALEKAAAEPRLHVLVRRGRRGLGAAILEGLGEARRRGFEIAVYMDADLSHDPDDVPRLLAALEPVGGRPADLAIGSRRVPGGSTVGWPLSRHVASRLVCWFTRWVLWVPVRDASGGFRAVRLALLDRIQPPRARGYAFQEELLWLLHRAGARIVEVPITFVDRTRGSSKADFAETRRSIGDLLRLARQVWLG, translated from the coding sequence GTGACGACCAGCGCCGACTCACCCGCAGCCGATCTCCGTTCCGCCGAGCCCTGGCCGCCGGGCCGGGTGCTCGTCACGGCATCGACCTACAACGAGCGCGAGAACATCGCCACGCTCATCGACCGCGTGCTGGCGGCGCGGGACGACCTCCAGCTGCTCGTCATCGATGACGACTCCCCCGACGGCACCGGCCGGATCGCGCTGGAGAAGGCGGCCGCCGAGCCACGGCTGCACGTCCTCGTGCGCCGCGGCCGCCGCGGCCTCGGGGCCGCGATCCTCGAGGGGCTCGGCGAGGCCCGCCGACGCGGCTTCGAGATCGCCGTCTACATGGACGCCGACCTGAGCCACGACCCCGACGACGTGCCCCGGCTCCTGGCGGCGCTGGAGCCGGTCGGCGGCCGCCCGGCGGACCTCGCCATCGGCTCGCGCCGCGTGCCGGGGGGCAGCACCGTCGGCTGGCCGCTGTCGCGTCACGTCGCCAGCCGGCTGGTCTGCTGGTTCACCCGCTGGGTGCTCTGGGTGCCGGTCCGCGACGCCTCGGGGGGATTTCGCGCGGTCCGGCTCGCGCTCCTCGATCGCATCCAGCCTCCCCGAGCCCGCGGCTACGCCTTCCAGGAGGAGCTCCTCTGGCTCCTGCACCGGGCCGGGGCGCGGATCGTCGAGGTGCCGATCACGTTCGTCGACCGCACCCGTGGCTCGAGCAAGGCCGACTTCGCCGAGACGCGGCGCAGCATCGGCGACCTCCTCCGGCTCGCCCGGCAGGTCTGGCTGGGCTGA